One Drosophila teissieri strain GT53w chromosome X, Prin_Dtei_1.1, whole genome shotgun sequence genomic window, CATATAAACGACATTGTGCAAAATGCTGCATATTTCTTGGCTTATACACTCGGAAAAAGATTTGAAAATGATCGTTTAACATTGAAATTGattatacaaaatgaatacattaaataaacgaaataataaacttattataaataataaaacttataAACATCTACAAAGACACTGTGCAAAATGCAGCATATTTTTCGGCCtttgcactcgaaaaaatatttgaaaaatcgaaaatgatCGTTAAATATAGCAATGGATTACTTTGTATGAATACAGTTAAATATACGTAATAACATAGCCGAATACCCACACATTTTTTTGGACTTCTTAACTTGCATTCTttagctttaaaaaaaaatgctaaatTTTCGTAAACTTTTAAAGCCTGGCAACACTGAAAGCCACTTGCATTTGTGCTTGCTGCTTTCGCGGGCAGCGCAGTCGGCGTCGCTGCCGGCGGCAAATGAtgaaagcagcaacaacaaatgaagCGAATGCCAATGCACAAGGAGCTgagcgagtgcgagcgagaaGGGGCAGCGCGGCGGAGCGGGATGGCAATAGAGGGAGCAGGAGCCAAGAggcaaagccaaaagaaatgcgtttcttttatttttgacGCGTCTTAGATTCTTCTTCCTCTGCCGCTTCTTCTTCTCGCGTCGTTTTTTCctcactttttcacattttttttgtgttttttgttgtgttttttgatttcttgGAATCGCATCTACTTTGAACCTTCCACGTTCCGACGGATCGGAAGACTCAACTCTCCTCGACTGCAttgtatatttgaatttcatttcaatttaaatacgaTTTTCTATGAAAATGCACGCACCACAAATACGTGCAATCGTTATCCAAGCCATCGGCCCCTCCTCCTTCCCTCTTTGCCCCCCATCCAAAATACCATCCGAGTTttatgaaagaaaaaaaaaagaaccggGGATACAAATTGATCATGTTTTGAATGCATTTCtctttgatttcaatttcgatttgtgTGTGCTTCAAAAATGCGAAAGATTCTTGGATTCTTGCAGTTGGGGGCATAGAATGGATGGTTGAATGTTTGGGCTGGAGTGGCAATAGATCGATATAAGATAGGATATTAGATATAAGATTTAACTTGGTGATGGTTATACTCAATTACAGTAATGGGTTTGTATGTGACTAGAAGTCACACAACCTGTTTGCCTTGCCCACGCAAAATCCCCGCCAAAAACACGCAATATTCCAAACTGATCCCGAAAGATCCCAACACTTGAAAATCCACCGAGTCGAACCAGAATCTGAAACAgaatcagaaacagaaccGGCATCATCAGATTGCCTTGAATGGCCCACTTAAGCCAGGCGTGCGGCTAAAAAGGAGCCGATGAGGAATCCCTGCtgcatccgaatccgaatccaaatccgaatcgaAATCGCAATCCTGTGCCAAGGACACAATGGCCAATGGACGACAGTGCCGCCGAGTGCCGGAGTGACCTTTGGGTTTGGGAAAATACGTGTTGATCGACATCCATTGGCAATTGTTTGGGAAATCGCTGGAAATGTCTCACCTTTCGAATGGGAAATTCCCTAGGATCATCGCGTTCGGGCAGAGAAGGCCGGCCATAAGCATGCAAATAAAGATTTCACACCTCGGCCAGCGCACTAGGGTGCATGTTGCACTTGGGTGCACTGGTGTGTAGGCTGCACTGTAGCCAAAAGGACGCGAAACAACGCAGTGAGGATGCGGATCGGGAGGGACACCTGGGAAATACCCAACCTGCCCGAAACATATGGACGCACACAGGGATCTCTCGCGCtctgaatggaaatggaaagagCTCTATAGCTATAGGCACCAGCCAgctatccatccatccatccaagtGGTTCCCGAAAAAAGTAGAAAACCCTCACAATATAATTCGTAAATCCCAGCCGCAGGTATTTAGTTCCGCCTTTTGTCCAACTTTGGAATTCCCAATGCTATTATTGCACCTAAGCCACTGGAGTGGGAGGTTttgcagtgtgtgtgcgcagTGCGTTGCAAGTTGCTGCCAGTGCGTTGCTTCCTTCTCTTTCTATCctcctctttctctctctgtcgctctGTTATCGCCATCCCGCTCTGGTTCGTGCTGTCGCCGGCGCCGCAGGTCAACAGCGATGTGTGGCATTTTCTAACAGTTGCTGCAGTCGCAGGTTGCAGGCTGCAGGTTTTGTGGCCGTTCTATGCTGCAGGTTCTACGacgttgatgttgatgttgcagGTTGCACAGCTTGTGTGGCAGCTTCCCTATGATGACGCATTCGCTGCTGCTTGCATGTTTCAACAAGTGGCTTTAAGTTTACACTGCAGCTGCATGTTGCACTCTCTATTGCTGGTGTCTTAGCACCTGAtatggctgctgttgcaagtAGCAAGTTGCTGCCTGCGTCTGCCTATGTTGCACAATCTATTGACTTTTTATAGAGTCCACGATTATGTTTGCTACTAAAATGAatcattaatatatatttagttgcTGCATTGCTGACTTAAGTCGCCCAAAATGGCTGTTGCGTTTTGAAACAATTGCCCATGTTGTTTGCGCCTGAAATCGCTTATGGTTTTTCGGATGTTATTTTTCGTTCATTTGCAGCTCTAGCTGGATGATTTTGTGATTTTGTTGCTCTGCCGAAAATCCACACGCACATTTTCATGGTCGACAAATTTTCAGCCGGCAGGACaaagcattttccattcgTTATTGTCTCGCCACGCACTCCGTCGTCTgaatggccaaaagggaaaatgTGACGAACTAGAGGGAAACAGGGCGCATTTTTGGCCAGGTTTTCAATGGCCACAAGCGAGATGACCAAAAAGACCtgcgatccgatccgatccgctCCGCTCCGGGTCGCTTTTCCACCCCGGGCCCATTGTTTTCCATCGGAGAATCTCCTTTTATATCTtctattcgtattcgtattcctattcccattcccattcctatttgtatttgtatttcttttttctcgGCTTTTTGTTCGGATGGGACATTGATGAATTGAAGAATGATTGCCGGAGAGTGCCGCTCAGGGCggatttttcttttcggcTCTGCTCAgctctgttctgttctgttctgttcgaTTCGGTTTGGCTCGGCTCGGCTCGTTTGTGTTAttcaatagaaaaataaataagtcagACGGGTGTGGGCCGGGCCATCTGAAagagatacagatagataGACATGCACTTGGCCATGCCAGACTGACTGGCACCTTTTCCCTAATTTCCAAGAGACGCTGCGTCTGCGCAGACAATGCGTTCGTTTTTCCTCCGTTTCTCCTTTTCCCTTGTTCAggttcttcttttttttagagTGCCTGCGGTAATTGATAGCCAGCCAAAGATGCAAGGGCtagaaacgaaaacgaaatggaaaatcccAACTCACCAGCTTTGCGCACAGGTGTCGATAATTCGGCCATCAAATCGGCCAAACTCTTCTTTTGTCCGCCCTCGCTGATCGGCGAAATCAGTTTCTGGGTGTACGTGAAGTCCTATCAGTAATGGAGACAAAAGAGAAGCATGCGGAAAATCCATCAATTTCTTAGctcaactgaactgaactgcactgaactgaactgaactgattTGATCTGATCTAATCCTGGTTTTCCACTTACGTCGTCCGTGTAGATTCGCAGGGGAATGTTTTTGAAGGACTCCTGATCGCCATACGGTTCCATTAGCCGCCGATTGACGGCCCAGAACTGGTCGAACTTGTCGTTGACCAGCCCCAGCCACAGTTGATTGTGGTCCTTCTTCTGCATTGCGGATATGACCAGGCCGCGATGCTTCAGCACATCCGCCTCCTTCAGGCAGGACATGTAGTGCGATTCCAGCAGCTCCCTGAAAGTGGCAGATCATGGGTTATAATTCACAGTTTGCAAGCAACAGTTTGTGCACCCTTCAGGGATTACTACGCTTttgattaaatattcaatgctATAAACTATTCTGGTACGCTATTCTTTAGGCCAAGTTGAACTTATGAGTCATTATActctatattttataattaggTGCTATTACCAATCGTAACTTGCCATATTGGGCATTTTGCGACAATGGTTTACTTCTCTTGTAACATGCAATTTGGCTGATAGACAATGATTTACCCTGCTATTATTTCGGTGTATATGTTCGCAAGTTATGATGGGTTATAGATAAGATTTGGTGACCACAACTGAGCTATAAGCTATAATATAGTATAGCTGTAGGGCACACAAACTGCAATCTTTCATAAATACTTGGAGTTGAGCTTGACGAGCGTGTCCTCGGGGAACTTGGAGAAGTGAATGGTGAGGCACCAGGGCGTGCTGTCCTCCTCCGGGTGCAGCAGATCGTACAGGACACCTGAGCAGGGTTCAAGACAGTACCATTAGTATTAAGTAGCCATGCTATGTTATCATCTAGTGAATGCATATAGAAAGCCCACCAATTGGATAGTGCAGGCGCAGGGGCGTGCCATTGAAGTCGAACCACACGGCTCCATCCTGGTGCTCGGCGCTTATGTAGCGTGAGAAGTACTTGCGCACCTGCCAGGATATGAACGACAGTTGTGGGGTTGTGATAAGTGGTACGAATATTGCGATTTGGAAGCCATTGTTTGTTTACCTTGTCGGTGACCAAAGGCAAGTAGCTGAGTCGCGATATCATCAGATAGAAGGGCTCTGGCTTTATGCCCACGATCTCGTCCCGGTCCGCCTGGAAGCATATGCCTATCTGGCCCTCCCAGATCATACGCAGCACCTCGCGGTCGTGGGCCATGTTCcttatttggcttttgttttggctaaattatattttactttttgcacAATACGACTGGCCGCGTTGCCAGATGGGCGAAACAATGCGATTTGATAATAGTGATGGCACATGACCGCGAATGATGGCAGCGCTGAACTATCGCGAGCGGGCGAGGCTCAAAACTAGCGTTGCCAGACTGTTGGATTAAGGTTTATTCAACGcctatttttaaaaaaaacttcagAGCCACTGAAGTATTTGATCACAGTAAATAGTTACAccttaaatatataacttataaaatgtataaataaattgaatttgtttgtAAACAGGTTTTTCGTGTCGATCAAAAAGTTGGTAACTCCAAAAACGCAATTATGAGAAATTCAAAATGCACGCTAGGCAGGAAAATATAACAAGATTATATTTAACATTATATATAAGcaattcatttattattttagtgCTGCGAAATCATAAAACCggtttgtttttgaaaaaccATAATTTATCGATCGCCGTTACTTATCGATGACGATTGCAGCAGTTGCATGCAACCGTGCagcgcataaataaataaagtcgaCTTGCCTCTGCTCGCTTTTTgggtgattttttttttgtgctgcggCTGCGCttttcgaaattcgaatcTCCGTACTCGCTGTGCGATATGATGTGATGTTAACTATGAAATGATCAACTAAATGCGAACGCGAAGCTATCGTAAAGCCCAATAAATCGGATGAATTGAAGGAAAACTCCAGAAATCGCATAGCCCAactccagcaacaacaacttcaacaacagcaacaagaacaacaacaattcgGAATCAGAGGCGCATTGTGTGAGCTAGATCGACGAAGGAGAGGAGAGGGAAAGAGAGCAGGAGACGAAGGAGAGTGGGAAGAAGGAGAGGAGAGGCGGAGGAGTGGTGCACAGAATGGATGTTGAAATACCTGTTTTGGCTGGATATCTTAATGTGCCGACCCAAACTGGATTTTCGCTAAATCGCATCTCGAAAAAGGTATGGAAAATCGCCGTATTCTCCGCCCTTCCATCTAAATATTTCACCATTTATCGGCTTTTAAAAACTGTTTATGCTGTTCGTAATTATCCCACAAGTGCGTAGTTTTCGACAAACCCCAAACAGGACCTATGTGttatgtgagtgtgtgcatgtgcgtgtgcgtgtgtttgtgtctgCATACTTGTTGCATACAAATGAGGCCCACTGTGCGAGTGGAAGTGAGACGCACTAAGCGAGTGAGCGAGAGAGGGGCCGACTCCATACAGTTAGGGCCAAAATACTAGCATCAAACAATGCTTCACACatagttttgatattttgagATAGTTGTTATATCAAGAACTGATAtctttaaacttaaaattaaattgattttgcgAAATAATGATCATAAACAATATATGATGTTTTGAAGTTATagtcaaatttaaataacatatTACATAGCATACATATGTTGATCTTGTGTGAGGTACTATTATCTTTACCCCCGTTGTTGGAGTTTCAGATGGCACACACAGCTGGCGATTCATGCTATTTCATGGTATTTGTGTTTATGTGCGACAGGAAATTCTTGAGCCAGCAGAAAACTGGGGGAAAAGGGTGGTGGAGGGGGGGTCGCAACGAAGGGGCAGGGTGAGGGTGAATGAGTACTTCGCGGTTTAGCCCATTATGTAAACCAGAATCTCAGCCCTACTCATACTCTACTAATACTCTATATAATATTCAGCATTAACCCATGCAGAATAGTTTCGAATTCATTATGGTTACTTTTTCTTCAGAACGTTAGTAAATTGTAATCCTTTTGGAATCATTTTGCAGAAAGCATGCAGCCGCTACTGTTTGCTCTTCAAGGCCAGTCGCCATGGGATCGCCCGCCTGGAGATGTGCGAGAGCAAGGAGGACCGCAACCCCAAGATCTTCACCCTCGAGAACTGCGTGAAGATCACCCAGGAGCCGCCGCCCGAACGCCTCATCCACATCGTCAAGCGGCAGGCGACCCTCACACTGAGCACGAGTAGCGAGGAGGAGCTCAAGGACTGGATCACCGCCCTGCAAACGGTGGCCTTCTGCGACACCTCACCATCGGGCGGAATCGGTGCCATCGAGGAGGACAACGACCTCTACTGCAGCTCCTTTGTGAGTGTTGGATCATCTCTGTATAAACTTGTTGGGGTGTGTCGTTATACATAGATGGTTAATCTTATTGCACTGCATATGTATTCAAAGAATTCACCAGAATTTTGCACTCTACAGGGCACATCCATTTCACTGATACAGTTAATAAGAAAGGGGTTACACGCTGTTCTTAGATTAATGTACTACCTTGCCTAGTTGATTAGTAGCGTAGATGCAGGGGGCAACATCTGATTTCCGGATCATCGATGGTGCGAAAGGACAGCCAGTGATTACTTCCGGCAGTCTGTAGAAATTCCAGGTAACGCACAAAGGTGTCATAGCCCAGGAACTGGACACGGTTACATTTAAGCGTATGATGATGCAGAGCCCGGCGATCGTAGATCCAAATGCGATCAGTATCTCCGCCTCGTCCCTGTAACTTCTTTCTCGAACCCCGCCTGTTGCGAGAATTGTATAACCATTATGTTGCCAATCAGCGACCGAGACTTACATGCCCCTGATGGCTTTGTAGGCCTTCTTACCCACAAACGGAGTGCGGGACAACATTTTCAGCACTGGCGGCCCGCTATCCATTTTCTTTAGAAGACACATTAAAAACGTGTAAGGCAGACAGTCAAAGCGAATGGCATCCATCATCTTATATGAAAATTTGATGCGTTGTGGCCACTTGTGATGCAGCCAATAAATGGCGGCTAGAAAAACCTAAATAATAACCAAGAAGTAGTTGTAAACGATGAAGCTATTGATAGCGAAAAACGCACCTCCATTTCCGAATTCACCGCCAGCGAAGATAATCCCAGTAATCTCTGCACCGTGTCAGCTTCCAGATACAAGTACTCCTTGCTGGCGGCGAACTGCAAAAAGATACTGCTCAATCGCTCCAGCAGATTCTCCTCCAGGCGCATTCCCATCAAATTGCCTTGCAGATATGTGCACAATGCCCGGTCCGGAGTACGAGTGCCCTCACTGATTCCCGTCCAGCAGTTGCCAATGAGTTCCTGGCAATCGAAGAACGTCGCAGCCCTTAAGACCTGCATCAGCAGAGTGGAGGACATGGTGTCGGCTGTCTCCAGACCCCAACGATACATGGCCACAAAGGCCCGGGCGGAGACCATCGAGCTGGGCAGCTGGAAGATTTGCGAAGGCGCCAATTCCGGTTGCCGGAAGAAGCTCGAGAGCACTTGCAGCACCATGGCGTGGCAGCGGAACTGCTTGTCCTCCACCACCACAATCAAGCCAGGTCTTAGGTTTTTCCGAAACATTGTCAGCAACGCATCGCCGGATGACTTACGCAGCGGACCTGTGGCTTTAGCCCAGAGTTTGTCCAATGCATGAGCAATGATTTCATCGGGATCCACTTTTTTGGCCAGTTCTTTGAATGCTATTTTCGGATGACCTATTCCCGTTGCGCTGGTGCGTAATTTATCCAGAACACTGTCAAAGTTGCCCACTCGCAGATCAAAAGGCTTTTCCAGCGGAAAGGGTGTTTCAAAGGGCAGTTTGTAGAGGTCATTGTTTTCCGTGTCTTCTGTCACTTCGGAGTTTTCAAAATCGCTGGTATTTGTTTCCTCCGGGTTACTTTTCGTCGTATCCTCATTAGAAGTCTTCCCATTCGGAGGATTCTCATTGCAAGGCTCTTCACTGGGATTCTTCTCATTCGGATTGTCCTTATTGAGATTCTCCTCATTGGGTTTCGCTTTATTTGTAGTCCCCTTATTGGGAGTCTTCCTATCCTTATCCTTTatatgatttttaaatattttggacATAATGTTAAAGGATACATAATCGTTTTTGACGTTGGATTTTGGCTGTTTTTCTTTGGGTTATTTAGTAAAAAATAAAGGCTctaagaaatataatttacactgaaaaggaaaaacaatgcCAACTTTTTAATGTACAATCAAATACTGAGCATAAGAGTGTTATATTACTTTCGTAACTATTAAATCTATGAATATATTACGAAACTTCAACAATAATTGTAACAAcccttttataaattttgcaGGATGGCCTGTTCATCATCACGTTGATTCCATCGGAGGCCTCCATTCGCTGCTGCATTGAACCCAAGACGTATATGCTCCAGATGACGCCCACCGAGCTGCAGCTGAAATCGGAGGATTTGGGCGCCACAATCGCCATGTGGCCATATCGGTTCATCAGGAAGTACGGCTATCGCGATGGCAAGTTCACCTTTGAGGCGGGCAGAAAGTGCACCACCGGCGAGGGCGTGTTCACCCTGGATCACACCAATCCGCAGGAGGTGTTCCGCTGCATGTCCGCCAAGATGAAGTCGATGAAGAAACTGATCAGCGGCGACAGTCTGAGCACCTTGGAGTGCGGCGAGAATCAGTTTAGTGCGGCAGCTGGCATGGAGCCCGGCTCGCGCAGCCCCCTGCCACCATCGCCGTCGAGTAATCCGCACGGCGGCGAGTTCGAGATCAACTCGACGCAAAGCTGCATATCCCTGAGGGGCTTCATTAGCTCCAACGATTCGCTTAACAACTTCTCGGCGGGTGGAGGGGCAGCCAGTGGCGCCACAGCAACGGGTGTAGGAAGTACTGGTGGCATCACGCTATCCGTGCCCGCAAATAGCtgtagcaacagcaacagcagcaacaacaacaacaacagcatcagcagcagcagtaaacACATTCCCAACAAACCGCCACGCAAAAGCCCGACAACCCATTGTGATAAATACAGGAACATTGTTAAATATGAGCCTGTGGCCATAACGACGATATCCTCGCCATCCGCCACCTCCGACGTGAACAGTTCAGTGATACTGAAACCGCACGAAGGTGAATCGATATCCCTGCCGGAGACATCGCCCGACCTACCGCCCGACTTGCCGCTGCGCAATGAGAGCGCCTCGAAAGCACCGCCTCCGGAGCGCGACTACGAGTGCATCGAGAACATCACAGAGGCGTGGCGCACAAGGGGCGTGGGCGATGTTAGGCACTGCGAACGCATGCCCATACTCTGCGATACCTCAGAATTTGTGCGCCAGCGATCAGTATCGAAATCCACCTGTGGCGGCGGCCAGAATACACCCAAGATCATAGACATCGACATCGGTGAGGGTTGCGCCAGCGCCACGGCCATCAGTGAATCCAATTACGATCGCCTGGACTTTCTATCGCCGAACAACAAGACATCCAGTGGCTACAAGACCATTGTGAATGTCACACCCGGCAATCGCATACGTTGCAGTCCACCGCCGCCCAATGAATACGAATTGATCGCTAGTCCCGATACGGAGAGCTTCCGTAAGGCCGATGATAGCCATCGCGGCTACGGTGTGCTGCGCAAGGCTAGCACCACTACGAACAACAATAATCTAGGAATCTCCAATAGCAATATCAGCAGCgttggcggcggcagcagcaccaccatcaccactgCCACGGCCAACAAGAGCAGCCTCGAGGCGGCAGCCATCGATCATCGCAGCTACAATGGCCTCAACTACACGATGGTCAGCAAACCGAAGCGAGTGTAGACAGCTCTGAGCTCTGGCAAGGAGCCAGAGATCCTGGAATCGAACTGGGTGCAGTGGGGTTTGTGGTGTGGATCGGGGGTAGATAGTCCTAGTTTTTATTTGTCCCAcaactgttgctgttttcaattcaatttaacaaTCATGTTGCCTTGTCAATTTGGACTTTCCCAGTAGTCGTCAGATGCATGactatttttgttatttgacGCCAGATGAATAAGCATGTGTGTGCTTTTCGATTCGTTTTAAGGCTTGAAATAGCATGAAATAGtatgttaaaaagaaaaataatcgAAATATTGAAAACAGTAACGTGCCAGTAACTTTCtacatattttcattaatCGCATTTTGAGTATAAGTGAAAAAGAAGAGACTGCCGAGTGCCTTAAACAGTTCTacaaaaagaatgaaaatgaaaaaaaaaaactgaaaccgGCTGGAAATCGAGGGAAGGAAGTGCGTCGAATCTCCAAATCATAGAATCTGTCCTTTCCTTCGccatgccaaaaaaaaaaaagaaataccaTTCGAAtcgttcaattttttttttttgtaattgtttgtttttcgttaaTTATGTTAAATTCGTAATCTGTGATTGTATTGTTAATTGTAAAGCTGTTACATTGTTAGCAAGCACTGCCCGCCACTTGATCGCACTCGAAAAAATTTCACCCGGCTCTTACTTAAAATGTAGAGTTTAATTGAAACGAAAGAagaacaaacaaagaaaactcAATCGAATCCTGGACGTAACgcaaatttacaaaatgtgtATGCGATTTGTGCTAAAtatatgtgttttttgtatatttaatgtAACTAGATTTTAAATACACACCGCAATTGTACTTGTTTCTCCGCTGGTTTATCCGTCCGTCTTCTCAAGGTTTTGCTGCCATATAACATAGATCGGTTGGTTATTCGAATTGTTATTCCTATACGTTCTTGTATGTTAGATCATATAGCTGCCATAGGAACAAACGGTGTGATGCCATTATCTCAATCCCACAAATCTCCCAAAACAGTTGACTCCATTCGCTTGTTCAATCTTAGACTGTACATATAGGTTTCCTAAGTGTTTGTTTTCCAAATTGCACCTCCTCTCTTAGCCCCCCATCTGTAACCCATGCACGTTCGAGTTCTCAAGCCAGGATTGTTGTAAACGACAGTTTTGAGTATTATGCAAAGgtcacaacaaaaaaaatacataaataaataaaaaccaattaaatcgAACAAACGAAGGcgaacacaaacaaacaaacaaacaatcgaAAAGAAATACCAAAAGAAAACTTGTGACTTCCATTTTACTTGAAAtacatcaatttttttttacttactTTACGTTTACGATTATGCctattgtaattattaatttttgtgtcTGCCAACTATTATTGTGTAAATAAAGACCAACCAACAATCAAACCAATCGAAATAAAGTAGTTTCATTTCTGTATCTCAAGTATGCCATGCCAAAAATCTCAGAATCGTTTTGGCTTTTCAAGCGATAGCAATTGAAAATCGGAGCTAAATTCTGCTCTCCGTACTATTCACTCAAAAAAAAGCGCCACACGAATCAGAAAAACCAATTACAAAAAACTACAAACATAAAAGATGCTGCTACTTCGACGTTGCCACAAGTTAAAGTTGCGTCCATGGGTTCGCCTTTGCTCCGCCGAGTTGATACATAAGGTAATCAATCTatgctaattaattatttctattaaatattctaataaatttccaatttgTGTGCTTCAGGATGGCTTCATCGAGAAGCTGCGCCACAGTTTCGACGAGGACGAGCGCAGCAATCTGGTGGTGCCCACGTTCAAGAGGGCCATGCTCTATCCGGATGAGATCGCCGTGAAGGACATGACCGGCGAGTACACCTACTTCCAGTTGTACCTGGCCGCCAAACGTCTGGCCATTCAGATCTCCAACATATGCGGTAAGTGGGAAAACTATCTGCTCCGTTTATTTCACTGGTAAATCCTTCTCTGTGTTTGCAGGCAGCGCTTCGCTATCGAATGTGACATACTTGTGCTCGAACAACGCGCTGTGGATAGCCATACAGTGGAGCTGTTGGATATCCGGACAGGTGGCGGTGCCACTGGAGTCCGGCCAGGCGATGGACCAACTGCAGCGCCAGGCATCGCACTGCAAGACCAAGCTGCTGATAGCCACACCGGAATTCGAGTCACTGGCGCAGGAATTGTCGCAGGATCTGAAATCGGCCACCATCATTTTGGATCACGCCTTTGTGCCCACGGCCGAGAGTGTGTCCTCCACATCGATGTATGCCAAACAGCTGGTGGGCATCCAGGGAGTCATCCTAACCGAAAGTACGCTGCCCAGTGACTTCTATGCCAAGGCGCCGGCCATGCTGATCTACACACCCAATGCGGTCAATAATCCCAAGCCCGTAATGTTGTCCCATCGGAATATCGA contains:
- the LOC122625021 gene encoding uncharacterized protein LOC122625021 isoform X3: MSKIFKNHIKDKDRKTPNKGTTNKAKPNEENLNKDNPNEKNPSEEPCNENPPNGKTSNEDTTKSNPEETNTSDFENSEVTEDTENNDLYKLPFETPFPLEKPFDLRVGNFDSVLDKLRTSATGIGHPKIAFKELAKKVDPDEIIAHALDKLWAKATGPLRKSSGDALLTMFRKNLRPGLIVVVEDKQFRCHAMVLQVLSSFFRQPELAPSQIFQLPSSMVSARAFVAMYRWGLETADTMSSTLLMQVLRAATFFDCQELIGNCWTGISEGTRTPDRALCTYLQGNLMGMRLEENLLERLSSIFLQFAASKEYLYLEADTVQRLLGLSSLAVNSEMEVFLAAIYWLHHKWPQRIKFSYKMMDAIRFDCLPYTFLMCLLKKMDSGPPVLKMLSRTPFVGGVRERSYRDEAEILIAFGSTIAGLCIIIRLNVTVSSSWAMTPLCVTWNFYRLPEVITGCPFAPSMIRKSDVAPCIYATNQLGKSAKFW
- the LOC122625021 gene encoding uncharacterized protein LOC122625021 isoform X4 yields the protein MSKIFKNHIKDKDRKTPNKGTTNKAKPNEENLNKDNPNEKNPSEEPCNENPPNGKTSNEDTTKSNPEETNTSDFENSEVTEDTENNDLYKLPFETPFPLEKPFDLRVGNFDSVLDKLRTSATGIGHPKIAFKELAKKVDPDEIIAHALDKLWAKATGPLRKSSGDALLTMFRKNLRPGLIVVVEDKQFRCHAMVLQVLSSFFRQPELAPSQIFQLPSSMVSARAFVAMYRWGLETADTMSSTLLMQVLRAATFFDCQELIGNCWTGISEGTRTPDRALCTYLQGNLMGMRLEENLLERLSSIFLQFAASKEYLYLEADTVQRLLGLSSLAVNSEMEVFLAAIYWLHHKWPQRIKFSYKMMDAIRFDCLPYTFLMCLLKKMDSGPPVLKMLSRTPFVGGVRERSYRDEAEILIAFGSTIAGLCIIIRLNVTVSSSWAMTPLCVTWNFYRLPEVITGCPFAPSMIRKSDVAPCIYATNQLGK
- the LOC122625021 gene encoding uncharacterized protein LOC122625021 isoform X2; this translates as MSKIFKNHIKDKDRKTPNKGTTNKAKPNEENLNKDNPNEKNPSEEPCNENPPNGKTSNEDTTKSNPEETNTSDFENSEVTEDTENNDLYKLPFETPFPLEKPFDLRVGNFDSVLDKLRTSATGIGHPKIAFKELAKKVDPDEIIAHALDKLWAKATGPLRKSSGDALLTMFRKNLRPGLIVVVEDKQFRCHAMVLQVLSSFFRQPELAPSQIFQLPSSMVSARAFVAMYRWGLETADTMSSTLLMQVLRAATFFDCQELIGNCWTGISEGTRTPDRALCTYLQGNLMGMRLEENLLERLSSIFLQFAASKEYLYLEADTVQRLLGLSSLAVNSEMEVFLAAIYWLHHKWPQRIKFSYKMMDAIRFDCLPYTFLMCLLKKMDSGPPVLKMLSRTPFVGKKAYKAIRGMRGSRKKLQGRGGDTDRIWIYDRRALHHHTLKCNRVQFLGYDTFVRYLEFLQTAGSNHWLSFRTIDDPEIRCCPLHLRY